The Planococcus liqunii genome includes a region encoding these proteins:
- a CDS encoding PTS transporter subunit EIIC, whose translation MKKEQKMAQDILKQVGGKENIQRVAHCMTRLRLSLKDDSKANINDLKRIDGVMGVVEDDTLQIVVGPGTVNKVAAEMSNETGLAIGEEAAVNEGDMDFSEKAELDREKMKQKNKTPFKLFLRRVGNIFIPLIPGLIASGIINGAANFAKNAGVDETATYMQILLLLGSTVFTYLAILVGWNTAKEFGGTPVLGAIAGGILFNPLLADITIYGEPLVVGRGGLFGVIFAAWLMTFVEKKVRSVMHSSIDILFTPLITVLVVGFISLYAIVPVAGVLSDIITTGLISALDVGGVVAGGVLAAFFLPLVMLGLHHGLTPIHVELMNTFGSTALLPILAMAGAGQVGGTIAIYVKTKNQRLRNIIKGALPVGILGIGEPLLYGVTLPLGRPFITACMGAAFGGAFQAVMHTAAQGIGVSGISLIPLIADSKYIWYFLGLVVSYVFGFIFTYLFGFKERMAEGI comes from the coding sequence ATGAAAAAAGAACAAAAAATGGCGCAGGATATTCTTAAGCAAGTCGGGGGAAAAGAGAATATCCAACGGGTAGCCCACTGTATGACGCGTTTGCGCTTGTCGCTGAAAGACGACAGCAAAGCGAATATCAATGACTTAAAACGAATTGACGGCGTGATGGGCGTCGTTGAAGACGACACACTTCAAATCGTGGTAGGACCGGGAACGGTTAATAAAGTCGCGGCTGAAATGAGCAATGAAACAGGGCTTGCAATCGGGGAAGAAGCGGCTGTCAACGAAGGCGATATGGATTTCAGCGAAAAAGCGGAACTCGACCGCGAAAAAATGAAGCAAAAAAACAAAACGCCGTTCAAGCTGTTTTTGCGCAGAGTCGGCAATATTTTCATACCGCTGATTCCTGGTTTGATTGCTTCGGGAATCATCAACGGTGCAGCGAACTTCGCTAAAAATGCCGGAGTGGATGAAACAGCGACGTATATGCAGATTTTATTGCTGCTGGGAAGCACGGTCTTTACATACTTGGCCATTTTAGTCGGCTGGAACACAGCGAAAGAATTCGGCGGAACGCCGGTGCTCGGTGCGATTGCCGGGGGAATTTTGTTCAATCCGTTATTGGCGGATATTACGATTTACGGGGAACCGCTCGTCGTCGGGCGCGGTGGATTGTTCGGAGTCATTTTTGCAGCTTGGCTGATGACGTTTGTTGAAAAGAAAGTGCGTTCTGTCATGCACAGTTCGATTGATATTCTTTTTACGCCATTAATTACGGTTCTTGTAGTTGGATTTATTTCTTTATATGCAATTGTTCCAGTTGCCGGTGTATTGAGCGACATCATTACTACTGGGTTGATTTCAGCGCTTGATGTCGGCGGAGTGGTAGCCGGCGGCGTCTTGGCAGCATTCTTCCTGCCGCTTGTTATGCTCGGGCTTCACCATGGTTTGACGCCGATTCACGTGGAATTGATGAACACGTTCGGCAGTACGGCGTTATTGCCGATCCTGGCAATGGCAGGTGCAGGGCAAGTCGGCGGAACGATTGCCATTTACGTGAAAACGAAAAACCAGCGTTTGCGCAATATCATCAAAGGCGCATTGCCGGTTGGAATCCTTGGAATCGGAGAGCCATTGCTATACGGTGTCACCTTGCCGCTTGGGCGTCCGTTCATCACCGCTTGTATGGGTGCAGCATTCGGCGGTGCCTTCCAGGCAGTGATGCACACAGCGGCACAAGGCATCGGCGTATCGGGCATCTCGTTGATCCCACTGATTGCTGACAGCAAATACATCTGGTACTTCCTGGGGCTCGTTGTTTCGTACGTCTTTGGATTTATCTTCACGTATTTGTTTGGATTCAAAGAGAGAATGGCAGAAGGGATCTAG
- a CDS encoding DUF871 domain-containing protein — MRGISVYLGEGSPKELEPYIQRVRKLGFSAIFTSLHIPEEDPSLYEERLRELGALARAYDMELMADISPKSLGHLGFTWDNAEGLVEWGVTGLRIDYGIKENTIAELSGKMKIALNASTLTKEGLARLKAAGLRTEAVEAWHNFYPRPETGLDTQDFYEVNEWLKSEGLAVMAFIPGDGKRRGPLFEGLPTLEEHRCVSPFAAYVAFEKSGLVDKILVGDITLSEESLAQFAAYEQGVLQLRAKKLIENQALLETAGLVQTNRMDAARDCVRSMESREYGLFGTRRLAPEQTIERPTGSITIDNERYGRYQGEMQITKRDLHEDDRVNVIGRVLQEDLTLLKHVKSGVEFQLMWV; from the coding sequence ATGCGCGGCATATCAGTTTATTTAGGAGAAGGCTCGCCGAAAGAACTTGAGCCTTATATTCAAAGGGTCCGAAAGCTCGGATTCAGTGCAATTTTCACGTCGCTGCACATCCCGGAAGAAGACCCGTCGTTGTACGAAGAAAGGCTGCGGGAGCTGGGAGCACTGGCGCGGGCATACGACATGGAATTGATGGCGGACATTTCGCCGAAATCGCTGGGGCATCTCGGGTTCACTTGGGACAATGCAGAAGGCTTAGTGGAATGGGGCGTCACCGGGCTCCGGATCGACTACGGCATCAAAGAGAACACGATTGCTGAGCTGTCTGGGAAAATGAAAATCGCCTTGAATGCCAGCACCTTAACAAAAGAAGGATTAGCGCGGTTGAAAGCAGCGGGCCTTCGGACAGAAGCGGTTGAAGCCTGGCATAATTTCTATCCGCGGCCGGAAACCGGGTTGGATACGCAAGATTTCTATGAAGTGAACGAGTGGCTGAAAAGCGAAGGCTTGGCGGTCATGGCCTTTATACCGGGAGACGGCAAGCGCCGGGGGCCTTTATTCGAAGGACTGCCCACTTTGGAAGAGCATCGCTGCGTTTCGCCATTTGCGGCGTATGTGGCATTCGAAAAAAGCGGACTGGTGGATAAGATTTTGGTGGGCGATATCACACTCAGCGAAGAAAGCCTGGCGCAATTCGCTGCTTATGAGCAAGGTGTCCTCCAATTGCGTGCAAAGAAGCTGATCGAAAATCAGGCTTTGCTAGAAACAGCCGGTCTGGTCCAAACCAACCGAATGGATGCGGCAAGAGACTGCGTCCGTTCGATGGAGTCAAGGGAATACGGCTTGTTCGGCACACGGCGGCTGGCGCCGGAACAGACCATTGAACGGCCAACCGGCAGCATTACAATCGACAATGAACGCTACGGCCGCTACCAGGGCGAGATGCAAATCACAAAAAGAGATTTGCATGAAGACGACCGGGTCAATGTCATCGGAAGAGTTCTGCAGGAAGATTTAACATTGCTCAAGCATGTAAAATCCGGAGTGGAATTTCAGTTAATGTGGGTATAA